In the Telopea speciosissima isolate NSW1024214 ecotype Mountain lineage chromosome 2, Tspe_v1, whole genome shotgun sequence genome, one interval contains:
- the LOC122651021 gene encoding uncharacterized protein LOC122651021: MRGKTKMWLENYETFLENRNENDLSINQLNQIIHMHGFAKVHRHPKDFLANSISTINLLVPFRSTLEMKDTISPCAFHKTEEVMKDLCTLDWQECTVQSVETLSSGKGKHALILDQRTNCTSSTVREIVGKPEVRKKRKVMNVITGEKSLALLALAATPSFAPHIPRRSC, from the exons atgagagggAAAACGAAGATGTGGCTCGAAAACTACGAGACTTTCCTGGAAAATCGCAACGAGAACGATCTCAGCATCAATCAGCTCAATCAG ATCATACATATGCACGGATTTGCGAAAGTACATAGACATCCCAAG GATTTTCTCGCCAATTCGATCAGCACAATCAATCTGCTGGTACCTTTTCGATCGACACTGGAAATGAAAGACACGATTTCACCTTGTGCTTTCCACAAGACCGAGGAGGTGATGAAAGATCTCTGCACCCTGGATTGGCAGGAATGTACAGTTCAGTCTGTGGAAACATTGAGTTCAGGGAAAGGGAAACATGCATTAATCCTCGATCAACGCACGAATTGTACCTCTTCTACTGTTCGTGAAATCGTCGGAAAACCGGAAGTTCGAAAGAAGCGGAAAGTCATGAATGTGATCACTGGGGAAAAATCTCTTGCTCTTCTTGCTC